The Hyphomicrobiales bacterium genome has a window encoding:
- a CDS encoding Helix-turn-helix transcriptional regulator: MTPFGRRVRELRERRGLTLAEMAEGLGVTPAYLSALEHGKRGRPTFTLIQGTIHLLGVIWDEADELVRLADLSHPRVTVDTAGLDPEATLLANRLAREIANLDGDELRRLAAILDEAAQRRSAG; this comes from the coding sequence ATGACCCCGTTCGGACGGCGCGTGCGCGAGCTCAGGGAGCGGCGTGGGCTGACCCTTGCGGAGATGGCGGAAGGCCTCGGCGTGACGCCGGCCTATCTCTCGGCCCTGGAGCACGGCAAGCGAGGCCGCCCGACCTTCACCCTGATTCAGGGCACGATCCATCTGCTCGGCGTGATCTGGGATGAGGCGGACGAGCTCGTCCGCCTCGCCGATCTGTCGCATCCGCGAGTCACGGTCGACACGGCCGGCCTCGATCCCGAGGCGACGCTCCTCGCCAATCGCCTTGCCCGCGAGATCGCGAACCTCGACGGCGACGAACTGCGCCGCCTCGCGGCGATCCTCGATGAGGCTGCCCAGCGCCGCAGCGCCGGTTGA
- the ytfH gene encoding Uncharacterized HTH-type transcriptional regulator YtfH, whose product MLKRPDPFQALCPTRRVLDRIGDTWAVLILIALDGGTLRFNELRRRIENISQKMLSQTLKSLERDGLVRREVFPTVPVTVEYSLTELGRTLSQTVNQLTLWAESHIGEIEDAQRRYDKGENAMRRAG is encoded by the coding sequence ATGCTGAAACGTCCCGACCCTTTCCAGGCCCTCTGCCCCACGCGGCGCGTGCTCGATCGCATCGGCGACACCTGGGCCGTCCTGATCCTGATCGCGCTCGACGGCGGCACGCTGCGCTTCAACGAACTCAGGCGGCGGATCGAGAACATCTCCCAGAAGATGCTGTCCCAGACGCTGAAGAGCCTGGAACGCGACGGGCTGGTGCGACGCGAGGTGTTTCCGACCGTGCCGGTGACGGTCGAGTACTCGCTGACCGAGCTCGGCCGCACCTTGTCGCAGACGGTCAACCAGCTCACGCTCTGGGCCGAAAGCCATATCGGCGAGATCGAAGACGCGCAGCGGCGCTACGACAAGGGCGAGAACGCGATGCGGAGGGCGGGCTGA
- the rpsO gene encoding 30S ribosomal subunit protein S15: MSITAERKTALLKEYATKPNDTGSPEVQVAILTERITNLTGHFKSHAKDNHSRRGLLKLVSQRRSLLDYLKGKDQARYKTLIERLGIRR, encoded by the coding sequence ATGTCGATCACTGCCGAGCGCAAGACCGCGCTGCTGAAGGAATACGCCACCAAGCCGAACGACACCGGCTCGCCGGAAGTCCAGGTCGCGATCCTGACCGAGCGCATCACCAACCTGACCGGCCACTTCAAGTCGCATGCGAAGGACAACCATTCGCGCCGCGGCCTGCTCAAGCTGGTCTCGCAGCGCCGTTCCCTGCTCGACTACCTGAAGGGCAAGGACCAGGCTCGCTACAAGACGCTGATCGAGAGGCTCGGCATCCGCCGCTGA
- a CDS encoding conserved hypothetical protein (Evidence 4 : Unknown function but conserved in other organisms), which yields MPFSQVLQALGQLASGFAPGSRSVRPLEIELDGVDGPSLFEQAAIGRWKTEDGSILIDLRPDGQFHKAKPAAGAQHRGRYAVDRSKLYFEGDSGWVALGKLKRGTLSIGEKRFHKA from the coding sequence ATGCCATTCAGTCAGGTTCTTCAAGCTCTCGGCCAGCTCGCTTCCGGCTTCGCGCCCGGCAGCCGTTCGGTCCGCCCGCTCGAGATCGAGCTCGATGGGGTCGATGGCCCCAGCCTTTTCGAACAAGCCGCCATCGGCCGGTGGAAGACCGAGGACGGGTCGATCCTGATCGACCTGCGGCCCGACGGGCAGTTCCACAAGGCCAAACCGGCAGCAGGTGCGCAGCATCGCGGCCGCTATGCCGTCGATCGCTCGAAGCTCTATTTCGAGGGCGATTCGGGCTGGGTAGCGCTCGGCAAGCTCAAGCGCGGCACCCTCAGCATCGGCGAGAAGCGCTTCCACAAGGCCTGA
- a CDS encoding NAD(P)-dependent oxidoreductase codes for MKVALIGASGFIGSRVLAELSRRGHDVTAIVRNPQNVAALPGVTAAKGDVFDRDGLARLLAGHDAAISAVHFTASDPQILLAAAKQSGVARYLVVGGAGSLEVAPGVRLFDTPEFPAAYLGEARKGAVFLDLLKGEQALDWSFLSPSALIQPGERTGKFRLGTDRLLVDQTGSSAISAEDYAVALVDELEKPAHSRRRFTVGY; via the coding sequence ATGAAAGTTGCCCTGATCGGCGCCAGCGGTTTCATCGGCTCGCGCGTGCTCGCCGAGCTTTCCCGGCGCGGCCACGACGTCACCGCCATCGTGCGCAATCCGCAGAATGTCGCGGCGCTTCCGGGCGTCACCGCCGCCAAGGGCGACGTGTTCGACAGGGATGGGCTCGCCCGCCTGCTCGCGGGTCACGACGCCGCCATCAGCGCTGTCCATTTCACCGCCAGCGATCCGCAGATCCTGCTCGCGGCGGCAAAGCAGTCGGGCGTGGCGCGCTATCTTGTGGTCGGCGGCGCCGGCAGCCTCGAAGTCGCGCCGGGCGTCAGGCTCTTCGATACCCCGGAGTTTCCGGCCGCCTATCTCGGCGAGGCCAGAAAAGGCGCCGTCTTCCTCGATCTCCTCAAGGGCGAGCAGGCGCTGGACTGGTCCTTCCTCTCGCCCTCGGCCCTGATTCAGCCGGGCGAGCGTACCGGCAAATTCAGGCTCGGCACCGACCGACTTCTGGTCGATCAGACGGGCAGCAGCGCGATCTCGGCCGAGGACTATGCGGTGGCGCTGGTCGACGAGCTGGAGAAGCCGGCCCATAGCCGCCGGCGGTTCACCGTCGGCTACTGA
- a CDS encoding HAMP domain-containing protein, whose translation MKSIRLKILAMLAIVASGAILSAFVSFYGLHKADDLNTRSEIQANVALLTQRINGVVTAVVMESRGIYMSKTTQDAEPFAKGIDDRVPTLRKFVADLQKIAPAEERETIGQIAKSVEEFIAFRTETARLGRQVSPDAANIQGNNEANRANRKALNDLLISFSQRLEKAGIAVGEEATAFTRQVQLIMPIILLATLLISVGVALVFAQRSITRPILDLSGVMEKLTAGDTRIDVPHTNRPDEIGAMARAVSVLRESTEQVALLQEQERAAAATRLARAQSMEAVVSDVGEVVAAAAAGDFSARLKIDDADEQMQRLVAGINEINVVVDSATTEFAQALSAIAGGDLTNRVETSYRGRFADLKGAINETVDRLSDTVATIQTTSADVGLAAREINMGADDLSKRTEEQASSLEETAATTEELAASVKASAQASKDAARIADDAMQAAQNGGAIAGQAVEAMARIETASQKISDIIRVIDDIAFQTNLLALNAAVEAARAGEAGKGFAVVASEVRTLAQRSGEAAKDISALISSSNTEVGEGVKLVRQAGDQLSRILQASQKVAATIADISAASGEQANGIDEMSQAVAHLDEMTQQNAALAEQSAASANALSGRIGQLNELVATFRTGREAVGQSSYPQAAMASPASAAARPARAAPRPLGRPAPVPAGTPSPAAADGSEPERLRQLAEAAFAQSRAAPAPRKIANGRAQDSGWEEF comes from the coding sequence ATGAAATCCATTCGCCTGAAGATTCTCGCCATGCTCGCCATCGTCGCGAGCGGGGCCATCCTGTCCGCATTCGTCAGTTTCTACGGCCTGCACAAGGCCGACGACCTGAATACACGCTCCGAGATCCAGGCCAATGTCGCCCTGCTGACGCAGCGCATCAACGGCGTCGTCACCGCGGTGGTGATGGAATCGCGCGGCATCTACATGTCGAAGACCACCCAAGATGCCGAGCCCTTCGCCAAAGGCATCGACGACCGCGTTCCGACGCTGCGCAAATTCGTGGCCGACCTTCAGAAAATCGCACCCGCCGAAGAACGCGAGACCATTGGCCAGATCGCCAAATCTGTCGAGGAATTCATCGCCTTCAGGACCGAAACCGCCCGGCTCGGGCGGCAGGTTTCGCCCGATGCCGCCAATATCCAGGGCAACAACGAGGCGAACCGCGCCAACCGCAAGGCCCTGAACGACCTGCTGATCAGCTTCAGCCAGCGCCTCGAGAAGGCCGGCATTGCCGTCGGCGAGGAAGCGACCGCCTTCACCCGGCAGGTCCAGCTGATCATGCCGATCATCCTGCTGGCCACACTGCTGATCTCCGTCGGCGTCGCGCTCGTCTTCGCCCAGCGTTCGATCACCCGCCCGATCCTCGACCTCAGCGGGGTGATGGAGAAGCTGACGGCGGGCGACACGCGGATCGACGTTCCCCATACGAACCGCCCGGACGAGATCGGCGCGATGGCGCGTGCCGTCTCCGTGCTGCGTGAAAGCACCGAGCAGGTCGCGCTGCTGCAGGAGCAGGAGCGCGCCGCCGCTGCCACCCGCCTCGCCCGGGCGCAGTCGATGGAGGCCGTCGTCTCGGATGTCGGCGAGGTCGTCGCTGCGGCGGCCGCCGGCGATTTCTCGGCGCGCCTGAAGATTGACGACGCCGACGAGCAGATGCAGCGGCTCGTGGCCGGCATCAACGAGATCAATGTGGTGGTCGATTCGGCGACGACGGAATTCGCCCAGGCCCTGTCGGCGATCGCGGGCGGAGATCTGACGAACCGGGTCGAGACGTCCTATCGCGGCCGCTTCGCCGATCTCAAGGGCGCCATCAACGAAACGGTCGACCGCCTGTCCGACACCGTCGCGACGATCCAGACCACCTCGGCCGATGTCGGCCTCGCCGCCCGCGAGATCAACATGGGCGCCGACGACCTCTCCAAGCGCACCGAGGAGCAGGCCTCCTCGCTGGAGGAGACGGCGGCCACCACCGAGGAACTCGCGGCCTCGGTCAAGGCTTCGGCCCAGGCCTCGAAGGATGCCGCGCGCATCGCCGACGATGCGATGCAGGCGGCGCAGAACGGCGGCGCCATCGCCGGCCAGGCCGTCGAGGCCATGGCCCGCATCGAGACCGCCTCGCAGAAGATCTCCGACATCATCCGCGTCATCGACGACATCGCCTTCCAGACCAATCTGCTGGCGCTCAATGCGGCGGTCGAGGCGGCGCGTGCCGGCGAGGCTGGCAAGGGCTTCGCCGTCGTCGCCTCGGAAGTCCGCACGCTGGCGCAGCGCTCCGGCGAGGCCGCCAAGGACATCTCGGCCCTGATCTCCTCGTCGAACACCGAGGTCGGCGAAGGCGTGAAGCTGGTGCGGCAGGCCGGCGACCAGCTCAGCCGCATCCTCCAGGCGTCGCAGAAGGTGGCGGCGACCATCGCCGACATCTCGGCCGCCTCCGGCGAGCAGGCCAACGGCATCGACGAGATGAGCCAGGCCGTGGCGCATCTCGACGAGATGACGCAGCAGAACGCGGCGCTGGCCGAGCAGAGCGCGGCCTCCGCCAATGCGCTCTCGGGCCGGATCGGCCAGCTCAACGAACTCGTCGCAACCTTCCGCACCGGCCGCGAGGCGGTGGGCCAGTCGAGCTATCCGCAAGCCGCCATGGCCTCGCCCGCCTCCGCCGCCGCGCGCCCCGCAAGGGCGGCGCCCCGGCCTCTCGGCCGGCCGGCCCCGGTTCCCGCCGGCACCCCTTCCCCGGCCGCTGCCGACGGTTCCGAGCCAGAGCGGCTGCGCCAGCTCGCCGAGGCCGCCTTCGCGCAGTCCAGGGCGGCTCCCGCCCCGCGCAAGATCGCCAATGGCCGGGCCCAGGACTCGGGCTGGGAAGAGTTCTGA
- a CDS encoding Membrane-bound lytic murein transglycosylase A precursor has protein sequence MNRGAWIALAVSVAAGFASMSAGAAPFPLPDGARAERLAPRELAGWARDDHGKAFAIFARGCMADPPLRQAVPVPDALAAACDKAKALAAKGDVSPDQARAFFEQNFGFWRIRPAGAETGFTTGYFEPEFEGSLTRSEAFPTPLYDRPKDLVTRFPEDDWPGLDKALSAARRTGNGLEPFPDRTAIETGALDGQGLEILWLRDPVDRFVLQVQGSGRVRLPDGSVTRLTYSGRNGHPYTSLGRALSQREGIPPEQMTMDRLVARLKADPVFARDLIRLNKSFVFFARRDDLPAESGPIGGAGLPLTPLRSIAIDRTVWPYGLPVWIDATIPDGEGGDAHLTRLMVAQDTGSAILGAARMDLFVGSGPAAGHRAGLIRHPVAFTVLWPL, from the coding sequence GTGAACCGTGGCGCCTGGATCGCGCTGGCCGTTTCGGTGGCGGCCGGCTTCGCATCCATGAGCGCAGGGGCTGCTCCCTTTCCGCTTCCTGACGGTGCTCGGGCCGAGCGGCTTGCCCCGCGCGAGCTCGCAGGCTGGGCGCGGGACGATCATGGCAAGGCCTTCGCGATCTTCGCGCGAGGCTGCATGGCCGATCCGCCGCTGCGCCAGGCCGTGCCGGTTCCCGATGCACTCGCTGCCGCCTGCGACAAGGCGAAGGCGCTCGCGGCGAAGGGCGACGTGTCCCCGGATCAGGCCCGGGCCTTCTTCGAGCAGAATTTCGGCTTCTGGCGCATCCGTCCGGCGGGCGCCGAGACCGGCTTCACCACCGGCTATTTCGAGCCCGAATTCGAAGGCTCGCTCACCCGTTCCGAGGCTTTCCCGACGCCGCTCTACGACCGGCCGAAGGATCTCGTGACGCGCTTCCCGGAGGATGACTGGCCCGGTCTCGACAAGGCGCTCTCCGCCGCGCGCCGCACCGGCAATGGGCTCGAACCGTTCCCGGACCGCACTGCGATCGAGACCGGCGCGCTCGACGGGCAGGGCCTCGAAATCCTTTGGCTGCGCGATCCCGTCGACCGCTTCGTGCTGCAGGTGCAGGGTTCGGGCCGCGTGCGCCTGCCGGACGGCTCCGTGACGCGGCTGACCTATTCCGGCCGCAACGGGCACCCCTACACCTCGCTCGGCCGGGCTCTCAGCCAGCGCGAAGGTATTCCGCCCGAGCAGATGACGATGGACCGGCTCGTCGCGCGGCTGAAGGCCGATCCGGTCTTCGCGCGTGACCTGATCCGCCTGAACAAGTCGTTCGTCTTCTTCGCGCGCCGCGACGATCTGCCGGCGGAAAGCGGGCCGATCGGCGGCGCCGGCCTGCCGCTGACGCCGCTGCGCAGCATCGCCATCGACCGCACGGTCTGGCCCTACGGCCTGCCGGTCTGGATCGACGCGACGATTCCCGACGGCGAAGGCGGCGACGCGCATCTCACCCGCCTGATGGTCGCGCAGGATACCGGCTCGGCCATCCTCGGTGCCGCCCGGATGGATCTCTTCGTCGGTTCAGGCCCGGCCGCCGGCCATCGCGCCGGGCTCATCCGCCACCCGGTCGCCTTCACCGTGCTCTGGCCGCTTTGA
- a CDS encoding putative _PNPOx domain-containing protein (Evidence 3 : Putative function from multiple computational evidences), producing MSDHRIASLDDLARAYPNPAAPASVFKEIDHVDENYAALITASPFFVLATIGPEGLDCSPRGDLPGFVTVRDTKTLLIPDRKGNNRLDSLKNILFDDRIGMLFLVPGCGETLRVNGRAEISCDPKLLSRFEIAEKLPASVMIVHVEAVYFQCSRAVVRAELWNAERQVDRRNLPSPGTILRDITARNATVETFDGKAYDAALPARVKATLY from the coding sequence ATGTCCGACCACCGCATCGCATCGCTCGACGATCTCGCTCGCGCCTATCCCAATCCGGCCGCGCCGGCTTCGGTCTTCAAGGAGATCGATCATGTCGACGAGAATTATGCAGCGCTGATCACCGCCTCGCCGTTTTTCGTGCTCGCGACGATCGGCCCGGAGGGGTTGGATTGTTCGCCGCGCGGGGATTTGCCGGGCTTCGTCACGGTCCGGGACACGAAAACGCTCCTGATTCCCGACCGAAAAGGCAATAACCGCCTGGATTCCTTGAAGAATATCCTGTTTGACGATCGAATCGGAATGCTCTTCCTCGTCCCCGGCTGCGGCGAGACCCTGCGCGTGAACGGACGGGCGGAGATTTCCTGCGACCCTAAGTTGTTATCGCGGTTCGAGATAGCCGAGAAGCTGCCGGCGAGCGTGATGATCGTCCATGTCGAGGCCGTCTACTTCCAGTGCTCGCGTGCGGTGGTGCGGGCGGAGCTGTGGAATGCCGAGCGGCAGGTCGATCGCCGCAACCTGCCCTCGCCCGGCACGATCCTGCGCGACATCACGGCGCGCAATGCGACGGTCGAGACCTTCGACGGCAAGGCTTATGACGCGGCGCTGCCGGCGAGGGTCAAGGCGACGCTGTATTGA
- a CDS encoding hypothetical protein (Evidence 5 : Unknown function): MEVRPLFRPIGRDASGLVEALLADAEGAALELAERYPARIALEIELRAIDGIAAAMLRTCCRFGLVELPVGPQVDQDRPVLGLPPADGGLFEKAGAIDPIELDLERADRTAAGREAGSELAESLKNLTEWHGSSPCCGDG; encoded by the coding sequence ATGGAGGTGCGGCCGCTTTTTCGACCGATCGGCCGTGACGCATCAGGCCTTGTGGAAGCGCTTCTCGCCGATGCTGAGGGTGCCGCGCTTGAGCTTGCCGAGCGCTACCCAGCCCGAATCGCCCTCGAAATAGAGCTTCGAGCGATCGACGGCATAGCGGCCGCGATGCTGCGCACCTGCTGCCGGTTTGGCCTTGTGGAACTGCCCGTCGGGCCGCAGGTCGATCAGGATCGACCCGTCCTCGGTCTTCCACCGGCCGATGGCGGCTTGTTCGAAAAGGCTGGGGCCATCGACCCCATCGAGCTCGATCTCGAGCGGGCGGACCGAACGGCTGCCGGGCGCGAAGCCGGAAGCGAGCTGGCCGAGAGCTTGAAGAACCTGACTGAATGGCATGGTTCGTCTCCCTGTTGTGGTGACGGCTGA
- the pnp gene encoding polynucleotide phosphorylase, whose amino-acid sequence MFDIQTEELIWGGRKLVLETGKVARQADGAVMATYGETVVLATVVSAKEPKPGFDFFPLTVNYQEKTFAAGRIPGGYFKREGRPSEKETLVSRLIDRPIRPLFVEGYKNDTQVVVTVLQHDLENDPDILAMVATSAALTLSGVPFMGPIGGARVGYIDGAYKLNPTIEEAKESALDLVVAGTQDAVMMVESEAKELTEEVMLGAVMFGHKHFQPVIEAIIRLAEKAAKEPRDFNPPDDSAVLDAIMKVGEAELRSAYKITAKAERYKAVDAVKAKVVAALVSETPDGVATFPKDKVGAQFKEAQAKIVRWNILDDGIRIDGRDGKTVRPIIAEAGVLPRTHGSALFTRGETQALVVTTLGTGDDEQFIDSLEGTYKETFLLHYNFPPYSVGETGRMGSPGRREIGHGKLAWRAIHPMLPGKGEFPYTLRVVSEITESNGSSSMATVCGTSLALMDAGVPLRAPVAGIAMGLILEGERFAVLSDILGDEDHLGDMDFKVAGTASGITSLQMDIKIAGITEEIMKVALEQAKGGREHILGEMAKALSASRSQLGEFAPRIETMKIPVDKIREVIGSGGKVIREIVEKTGAKVNIEDDGTIKIASADGKSIEAAIKWIKSIVSEPEAGVIYDGTIVKIMEFGAFVNFFGAKDGLVHISELAPKRVQKVQDVVKEGDKVKVKFLGMDERGKIRLSMKVVDQTTGEDITEKLKAERDAEKARERQGAAE is encoded by the coding sequence ATGTTCGACATCCAAACCGAAGAACTGATCTGGGGCGGCCGCAAGCTCGTCCTCGAGACCGGCAAGGTCGCCCGCCAGGCCGACGGCGCCGTGATGGCCACCTATGGCGAGACCGTCGTGCTCGCGACCGTCGTCTCGGCCAAGGAGCCGAAGCCGGGCTTCGACTTCTTCCCGCTGACCGTCAACTACCAGGAAAAGACCTTCGCGGCCGGCCGCATCCCCGGCGGCTACTTCAAGCGCGAAGGCCGTCCGAGCGAGAAGGAGACGCTGGTCTCCCGCCTGATCGACCGCCCGATCCGCCCGCTCTTCGTCGAAGGCTACAAGAACGACACGCAGGTCGTGGTCACCGTTCTGCAGCATGACCTCGAGAACGATCCCGACATCCTCGCGATGGTCGCGACCTCGGCTGCGCTCACCCTCTCCGGCGTGCCCTTCATGGGCCCGATCGGCGGCGCCCGCGTCGGCTATATCGACGGCGCCTACAAGCTGAACCCGACGATCGAGGAAGCCAAGGAATCGGCTCTCGACCTCGTCGTCGCCGGCACCCAGGACGCCGTGATGATGGTCGAGTCGGAAGCCAAGGAGCTGACCGAGGAGGTCATGCTCGGCGCCGTGATGTTCGGCCACAAGCATTTCCAGCCGGTGATCGAAGCGATCATCCGCCTCGCCGAGAAGGCCGCCAAGGAGCCGCGCGACTTCAACCCGCCGGATGACTCCGCCGTTCTCGACGCGATCATGAAGGTGGGCGAGGCCGAGCTGCGCAGCGCCTACAAGATCACCGCCAAGGCCGAGCGCTACAAGGCCGTCGACGCCGTCAAGGCCAAGGTCGTCGCCGCGCTCGTCTCCGAGACGCCGGACGGCGTCGCCACCTTCCCGAAGGACAAGGTCGGCGCGCAGTTCAAGGAAGCCCAGGCCAAGATCGTGCGCTGGAACATCCTCGACGACGGCATCCGCATCGACGGCCGTGACGGCAAGACCGTGCGCCCGATCATCGCGGAGGCCGGCGTCCTGCCGCGCACCCACGGTTCGGCGCTGTTCACCCGTGGCGAGACCCAGGCGCTGGTCGTGACCACGCTCGGCACCGGCGACGACGAGCAGTTCATCGACTCGCTGGAAGGCACCTACAAGGAAACCTTCCTGCTGCACTACAACTTCCCGCCCTACTCCGTCGGCGAGACCGGCCGCATGGGTTCGCCCGGCCGCCGCGAGATCGGCCACGGCAAGCTCGCCTGGCGCGCCATCCACCCGATGTTGCCGGGCAAGGGCGAGTTCCCCTACACGCTGCGCGTCGTCTCGGAGATCACCGAGTCGAACGGCTCCTCCTCGATGGCCACCGTCTGCGGCACCTCGCTGGCGCTGATGGATGCCGGCGTGCCGCTGCGCGCCCCGGTCGCGGGCATCGCGATGGGCCTCATCCTCGAAGGTGAGCGCTTCGCCGTGCTCTCCGACATCCTGGGTGACGAAGACCATCTCGGCGACATGGACTTCAAGGTGGCGGGTACTGCCAGCGGCATCACCTCGCTTCAGATGGACATCAAGATCGCCGGCATCACCGAGGAGATCATGAAGGTCGCCCTCGAGCAGGCCAAGGGCGGCCGCGAGCACATCCTCGGCGAGATGGCCAAGGCTCTCTCCGCCTCGCGCAGCCAGCTCGGCGAGTTCGCGCCGCGCATCGAGACCATGAAGATCCCGGTCGACAAGATCCGCGAAGTCATCGGCTCCGGCGGCAAGGTCATCCGCGAGATCGTCGAGAAGACCGGCGCCAAGGTGAACATCGAGGACGACGGCACCATCAAGATCGCCTCGGCCGACGGCAAGTCGATCGAAGCCGCGATCAAGTGGATCAAGTCGATCGTCTCCGAGCCGGAAGCCGGCGTGATCTATGACGGCACCATCGTCAAGATCATGGAGTTCGGCGCCTTCGTGAACTTCTTCGGCGCCAAGGACGGCCTCGTCCACATCTCCGAGCTCGCCCCCAAGCGCGTCCAGAAGGTCCAGGACGTCGTCAAGGAAGGCGACAAGGTCAAGGTCAAGTTCCTCGGCATGGACGAGCGCGGCAAGATCCGCCTCTCGATGAAGGTCGTCGACCAGACCACCGGCGAGGACATCACCGAGAAGCTCAAGGCCGAGCGCGACGCCGAGAAGGCCCGCGAGCGTCAGGGCGCGGCTGAGTAA
- a CDS encoding Carbohydrate kinase produces MTKTRTDVLALGNAIVDVLASAEEDFLAAQKLTKGAMMLIDEERAESLYAAMGPARIISGGSAANTIAGLASFGGKGAFIGKVRADELGKLYRHDLTSLGVAFDTAAAADGPATARSFIIVTPDGERTMNTYLGACQGLSVSDVDEKAVENADIIYLEGYLWDPPAAKEAFRKASEVAHRAGGRVAITLSDSFCVDRYRDEFVGLIRNGMVDLVFANEHELKSLYQTSDFDTALSWLRSENVLAVVTRSEKGALAVTPDGIVEEPVFPVERVVDATGAGDLFAAGFLYGLTSGREIRDSLRLGALAAAEIISHIGARPDVSLKTLAGNEGLL; encoded by the coding sequence ATGACCAAGACCCGTACGGATGTCCTCGCCCTCGGCAACGCCATCGTCGATGTCCTGGCTTCGGCCGAAGAAGATTTCCTGGCCGCCCAGAAGCTGACCAAGGGCGCGATGATGCTGATCGACGAGGAACGAGCGGAATCGCTCTATGCGGCGATGGGGCCGGCGCGCATCATCTCGGGCGGCTCGGCGGCGAACACCATCGCCGGCCTGGCCTCCTTCGGCGGCAAGGGCGCCTTCATCGGCAAGGTCAGGGCCGACGAGCTCGGCAAGCTCTATCGCCACGATTTGACCTCGCTCGGCGTCGCTTTCGACACCGCGGCTGCGGCTGACGGCCCGGCGACCGCGCGCTCCTTCATTATCGTCACGCCCGATGGCGAGCGCACGATGAACACCTATCTCGGCGCCTGCCAGGGCCTTTCGGTCTCCGATGTCGACGAGAAGGCGGTCGAGAACGCCGACATCATCTATCTCGAGGGCTATCTCTGGGACCCGCCGGCAGCGAAGGAAGCCTTCCGCAAGGCCTCCGAGGTCGCGCACAGGGCCGGCGGCCGTGTCGCCATCACGCTGTCGGACTCCTTCTGCGTCGACCGCTATCGCGACGAATTCGTCGGCCTGATCCGCAACGGCATGGTCGATCTGGTGTTCGCCAACGAGCATGAGCTCAAGAGCCTCTACCAGACCTCGGATTTCGATACCGCCCTGTCCTGGCTGCGTTCCGAGAACGTCCTGGCCGTGGTCACCCGCTCCGAGAAGGGCGCGCTCGCCGTGACGCCGGACGGCATCGTCGAGGAACCGGTCTTCCCGGTCGAGCGCGTCGTCGATGCGACCGGCGCCGGCGATCTCTTCGCCGCGGGCTTCCTCTACGGCCTGACCTCGGGCCGCGAGATCCGCGATAGCCTGCGTCTTGGCGCGCTGGCGGCAGCCGAGATCATCTCCCATATCGGCGCCCGGCCGGATGTCAGCCTGAAGACGCTGGCGGGGAACGAAGGGCTGCTCTGA
- a CDS encoding DNA mismatch repair protein MutS → MRSRRGKTLTEADIALWRQVARSVKPLPGRAPIEPEPLPPPATPAPAETSILVVAAAPPVKATSPAGPPLAPIERRLRTQLRRGQQEIEASIDLHGMRQDEAHLALHGFLRREQARGTRLCLVVTGKGGPAPVLFGEERGVLRRMVPHWLRLSELRPLVLGFEEAEQRHGGSGALYVRIRRLREHGP, encoded by the coding sequence ATGCGCTCGCGCCGGGGGAAGACGCTGACGGAGGCCGATATCGCGCTCTGGCGACAGGTGGCACGCTCGGTGAAGCCTTTGCCCGGCCGGGCGCCGATCGAACCCGAACCGCTGCCGCCACCGGCAACGCCGGCTCCGGCCGAAACCTCCATCCTCGTCGTCGCGGCGGCTCCCCCGGTGAAGGCCACGTCGCCAGCCGGGCCGCCACTGGCGCCGATCGAGCGCCGCTTACGGACCCAGCTTCGCCGTGGCCAGCAGGAGATCGAGGCTTCGATCGACCTGCACGGCATGCGCCAGGACGAGGCACATCTGGCCCTGCACGGCTTCCTGCGTCGCGAGCAGGCGCGCGGCACGCGCCTCTGCCTCGTCGTCACGGGCAAGGGTGGTCCGGCGCCGGTGCTGTTCGGCGAGGAGCGCGGCGTCCTGCGCCGGATGGTGCCGCATTGGCTCCGGCTCTCGGAATTGCGCCCGCTGGTCCTGGGGTTCGAGGAGGCGGAGCAGCGCCATGGCGGCTCCGGCGCGCTCTATGTCCGCATCCGCAGGCTGCGGGAGCACGGGCCATGA